The genome window TAATGCTTCGTAAGCATCATAATCTCTATGATCTGTTAAACCAAAACCAACATTCCACTCTTTTTCGCCTTTTCTAGCTCCTAAATCTCGAATCAAATCGATATAAAGTGGTTCTGCGTGAAGAATTTTAGCTGGTAAATCTCTTCTCTCCAAGTGTAGAGAATCCTCTGCTGTAATATTAGTTTGGGCAAAAGCATAGCCAGACAACATCATTGCGAACAATGTTGTATAAAAAAACTTAGTCATGTGATTTGAAAAATTTATTAATCAGTAAAAAAACAGAAGCATTAAATAAATGCTTGAATTCGGATGATTAACAAATGACCTGAGGAGGCTTGTAAGGAGGTGTTTGCGCTAAAGATTTAAATATCTGATTCTTCTGAAAACCATATTTCTTATTTTCAATTACAGTTTCAAAAGTGAGAATCTCAATTAGTGTCAGTTTAGAAAAAACAGCTATTTTTTTGAGAAGCTGATTTGATTGTTGCTGGTCTTGTTCTGACGATTCAGGAATAGCATTGTCTTTTTCCATCAAATATTCTAGTACCCACTCCACTACCGTATCATAAGTATTAATATGATTATTCACAGCAGAATGGTATGTTCCATCTATACTAATATTTAGATATAGCAGAACAAGACTCCAAAGAAGAGCTGATTTGAATGAAAATTTGGTTTTAATATGTGTTATTATTTCCTGCAATCGAAAACTTTAATAAATACGATGTTATTTAATGATTGCGAAAATAATCAAAAAGAGAAAGAGTGATTAAAATTTATTTTTAAGAAATGTGAATATAAAATAATTTAAACACTACTTATTCGAAATAAATCACATCTATATCACTCCATTGTATGTATTGTTGACCTTTTTCCAGTTTACGATCTTTATAGAGCAACAAACCTTGATTACTAATACTCACATCGGGCGATTGACCTAACATCAACTTTCTTCCAGATTTAAGCTCGACCACAGTAAACTTGAAGTTATTAGGCTCAATTTTAGAGATTTTCTGAATAGGAATTTGGTACAGCATTTTTTCATCTACTCCTCTCAACACTTCAATACTTTCAGTTTTGTTGAGGTCATAAACTGTATATCCACTGAATTTAGTCCCATTTTTAGTCAGTACAGTCGCAAAGATTCCTCTTTCACTTTTATACCTTTCAAAATGACCTCCCAAATCATCCAAACCATTCTCCATTTGGATACTCTTAATTTCAGAGAAAGGAATTTCCAAAATACCCCAATTGTAGTTTTTAACTTCTAGAGAAACGCTGTTTAGATCAATAGTTTTTCGGCTTCTCTTATTTTGACTTCCATCAATCAAAACCATACCAGTATGATCAACCTCTATTGCTTGTACATCTTCGTCTAACCAATACAAATTTTCAGAGCTTGTCAAAAACTCTAGATTACCTTCAAACACACCATGTTTCGTAAAAACAGTACCATGATAATTCAATTTATCTGAAGGATAAATCTTCTTCGGAGGACGTTCAAAATCGATAGATTCAACATTCTGAAAACTCATTACCTGATCACCCCATTTTGTAGAAAGAATCAACTGCTGAGAAGCATCTAATTTCACAAAATGATTATTCCCATTTTTAAGGAATATTGAACACAAATCTTCATGTACTTCAATTCTTTTGATATGTCCCCATTGGATAATAAAAGGAATACTTGCCTCTGGAGAATCACTAGAAATCATTGCACTCCATAAAGAACTTAAAAACTCAAACTTTTGAGGTTCAGTTTCAGTATTCCACTCTCGAGAAACACCAAGTGTTGTAGCTTTATTTTGTTCGCGGTAATAGGAAAGTTTTGAGGCGATGCCAAGACGGTCGACAAAGAAATTAGGAGCATCTTTATCAGCAACAAGCATATCATCCCACTGATCAGCGCCTAAAAGCTCAATAAAGCCTTCAATTTTTTCACCATCAGAGGTTCTTATTTGTCCATAAATAAAGGATTCGCCTCTATATTCAGCATATAAAGTCAAATTCAATAGACAAAAAAAGCCCAGTAAAAAGTATCTAGCTTGTCTTAGTAAAGTATTCATATATTCTCTCCCAACTTGTAATAATACTATTGCCTCACTTTAAAGTTAAGTTATTTTTCTAGATCAGACAATTGTCAAATTAAAGTAGGGAAACTAAGCGTGACTTTGTGCTGTTCGAAAGAGGTAAACTAACTAACTTTTACTCATAAATAACGCTCTTCCATAAGTCATTCTGATTTAGTAGATTAAATATATTTTAAAAGGCTAATGACAGGGAAAAGCCATCTAGACTACATATGATTGATCTATATTCAATTCTTCATATATCTGAAAATGCTAGCCCACAAGAAATCAAGAAAGCTTTCAAAAAATTAGCATTACAATATCATCCAGATAAACACCCAGAAAATAAAGCTGCCGAAGAAATCTTTAAAGTGATTAATGAGGCTTATAGTGTTTTATCTGATCCTCAGAAAAAAATGTATTATGATGCTCAAAGACAGTATCAGTCTTATTTGAGTTCTCAAAATCAGTCGACACATACATCTCCATATTTTCATCAGAGTTATAGCCAATCTCCTTCATATTCACATGAGACTAATTACGAGGCAGGAAGTTCAACTTATGAGCAAAGACTTAAACAAGAGCGACAAACGACTCGCATAATTTTTCTCTCTATTTTATCTTTTATACTTATTTCTGTCTTTTTTTCAATGGGAATGGAATACCATCGAATGCGAAAAATTGAGAAAATGAGTGCTCAGAAGGATATTATCTTTAAAGAAATCAATAGTTATGTAAGTCACAGAAACTTCTCGAGTGCACTGCATGATGTAGACAGCATCATTACTTCCGTTCCAGAGTTTTCAGATGCCATACTTCTAAAAACACAAATCTTAGATTCTTTAGCCAATTATACAGACTCTTTATTCAAGGTTAATGAATACGGGCAGGTTGTGGAATCCATTTCAATAATTGAGGACTACGACCCAAATATGGATTATAAGTGGTTAATAAAACGCTCAAAATGTCAGCAACTGCAAGGAGATTACATTCAAGCCTTAAATACTTTATATATTCTGATAAATAAGAAACCACAGAACTTAGATGCTCACAATGAAATTGCCTCAATTATGTTTTATCAGTTCAATCAAAAAGATATTGGATTAAGGTATATGGATCGGGCAACGGAGTTAATTGTGGAAGATTATGAAAAAAAATATGGCAAAGCCTATGCGATCTTAGTCCCTCCTCAAAAAACTCCAGAACTTCATTATCAGATTTTTCTGAAAAAAGCAGAAATGTATTTTGAACTAGAAAGATACAAAGCATCTTTGGAAGCATTGGATTGGGCACTTTATTTGCGACCTGAAGCGGTAGACCCTATAATTTTAAAGGGAAAAAACTTAGCGAACTTGGGAGAAGCTAAAAAAGCCTGTAATTTATGGAAAGAAGCCAGAAATAAAGGCTCATTAGAAAGCATTCATCTGATTGAACTTCATTGTAGATAATTCTTTAAGTATACAGTGGTATTAATCATGAATGCTCGTCACCTCATTTTCCTATTTTATAATTAAGGACGTACTCAACTTATTTTTGAGCGATGCATTTTCTGATATCTATCATTACATACCTATTACCTTTATTTTATTCAACAACATATACAACAAGCGAAGAAGCGCCGACTTATATACATCAAAAATTCAAAAAACATAGTGCCAACGAACTTTACGATTTACATATAGAATATCCGTATTTTTTGATTGATAACGAGAATAAAAGCCACAAGCTCAATCTTAGTATTCAATCTATCATGACTTCAGCTTTAAAAGATTTTCAACATCAGCATAAAAAACGTTCAAAAAAAGTAAACCAAAACGGTTTTAGTTATTTCAACCTTTCTTATGAAGTCGTTTACTTGTCAGAATCTATTCTGAGTCTAAAATTCATAAATACATTATTCTATCATGGAGAAGCAAGCGAGAAAGAAAAAGTATCGACACTTAACTTTGACTTGAAGAACAATAAAATCTTAAAAATCAAGAGCATTTTTGATATTGAAACGGATAACCTACGTAGTTCAATTCTGAGTCTAATCATGGAAAAATCGAGCTGTTACTGTAACCGATATTCAGTGTACAAACAATTCTGTATCGCAAAAGAGGGAATCTATTTTTATGGCGATGATTATTCTTGTCCTGAAAACTGCTCTACGGTGACCACTTTTTTGTCATGGAGTGATTTAGAAGATTTTTCATTAAACCCCTTATTTGCTCAACACCTTCTCTAATTTTAACTCTGAATCTTTAGAAAGTATTAAACTTTAACAACATAGCCTTAATTTTCTGACAAGACTGTTATAGCTAAAATTATTTTTTTCTAAATTTGAATGATCGACCCTCAATAGAGGGTTTTATTGTTTAAATCGTCTGTAAAGTCATGACTTTTTCTAAAGTTGTCGGCTTTATTTTGTAAACCTTAAACTTTTTGCAAAAGTGAGAAGAACGAAAATCAAAGAGCTAATTGCTCAAGGAGAAATCGGTAGCAAAGTTAATGTAAAAGGATGGGTAAGAACCTTCCGTAATAATCAGTTTATCGCCATTAATGATGGCTCAACTATCAATAATATCCAAGCCGTTGTTGATTTTCAGAATACAGACGAGAATTTGTTGAAAAGAATCACAACAGGAGCAGCTATTTCTGTTGATGGAGAAATACATGAATCAATGGGTAAAGGTCAGCGTATCGAGATCAAAGCTGAAAGCATTGAGATCTTAGGAGATGCTGATCCTGAAGAATACCCATTGCAACCAAAGAAACACTCTTTGGAATTCTTGAGAGAAAAAGCACACTTGCGTCCACGTACAAACACAATTTCTGCGGTTATGCGTGTTCGTCATCACTTGGCATACGGTATCCACAAATTCTTTAACGACAAAGGATTTGCTTATATGCACACGCCAGTGATCACTGCTTCAGATGCTGAAGGTGCTGGTGAAACTTTCCGAGTAACTACAATGGATTTGGATAATCCTGCTCGTACAGAAGAAGGGAAGCTAGATTTCTCAAAGGATTTCTTTGCGAAAGAAACAAACCTTACTGTATCGGGACAATTGGAAGCTGAAGTTGGGGCAATGTCTCTTGGTGAAGTTTATACTTTTGGTCCTACTTTCCGTGCAGAAAACTCAAACACAACTCGTCACCTTGCTGAGTTCTGGATGATTGAGCCAGAAATGGCATTCTACAATCTAAAGGACAATATGGACTTGGTTGAGGAAATGTTGAAGTATTTGATCAACTATGCAATGGAACACTGTGCTGATGACCTTGCATTCTTAGATCAAAGATATGCACAAGAGCAGAAATCAAAGCCTCAAGCAGAACGTTCGGAATTAGGTTTGCTTGATCGTTTGAAGTTTGTTGTTGAAAATGAATTTGAGCGTTTGACATACTCTGAGGCTATCGACGTATTGTTGAACTCAAAAATGCACAAGAAGAAGAAATTCAAATACACCGTTGAATGGGGTATTGACCTTCAGTCTGAGCATGAGCGTTACTTGGTTGAAAAAGAATATAAAAAGCCAGTTATCCTTACTGATTATCCTAAAGACATTAAAGCTTTCTATATGAAGCAAAATGAGGATGGAAAAACTGTAGGAGCAATGGACGTTCTTTTCCCAGGTATTGGTGAAATTGTAGGTGGTTCTGAAAGAGAAACTGACTATGACAAACTAGTTCAGAGAATGGTTGAAATGGATGTTCCTCAAGAAGACCTATGGTGGTACTTGGAGCTTCGTAAGTTTGGTACAGCTCCTCACTCAGGGTTCGGTCTTGGTTTTGAGCGTCTGATCTTATTCGTTACAGGAATGGGTAACATTCGTGACGTAATTCCTTTCCCAAGATTCCCACAGTCAGCAGAATTCTAGGATTAAATAATTCATCAGTTAATAAAAAAAGCCTTAGATATTGAATAATCTAAGGCTTTTTTTATTTCAATTTTTTTCTCGTTCTAGAAGTATTCTTTTAGCTATTGAATCAATCTTAGAACCAAATAGCTTTTTCATGTAACTATCTCCTGTGAAATAAA of Sediminitomix flava contains these proteins:
- a CDS encoding PdaC/SigV domain-containing protein, coding for MHFLISIITYLLPLFYSTTYTTSEEAPTYIHQKFKKHSANELYDLHIEYPYFLIDNENKSHKLNLSIQSIMTSALKDFQHQHKKRSKKVNQNGFSYFNLSYEVVYLSESILSLKFINTLFYHGEASEKEKVSTLNFDLKNNKILKIKSIFDIETDNLRSSILSLIMEKSSCYCNRYSVYKQFCIAKEGIYFYGDDYSCPENCSTVTTFLSWSDLEDFSLNPLFAQHLL
- a CDS encoding J domain-containing protein; the protein is MIDLYSILHISENASPQEIKKAFKKLALQYHPDKHPENKAAEEIFKVINEAYSVLSDPQKKMYYDAQRQYQSYLSSQNQSTHTSPYFHQSYSQSPSYSHETNYEAGSSTYEQRLKQERQTTRIIFLSILSFILISVFFSMGMEYHRMRKIEKMSAQKDIIFKEINSYVSHRNFSSALHDVDSIITSVPEFSDAILLKTQILDSLANYTDSLFKVNEYGQVVESISIIEDYDPNMDYKWLIKRSKCQQLQGDYIQALNTLYILINKKPQNLDAHNEIASIMFYQFNQKDIGLRYMDRATELIVEDYEKKYGKAYAILVPPQKTPELHYQIFLKKAEMYFELERYKASLEALDWALYLRPEAVDPIILKGKNLANLGEAKKACNLWKEARNKGSLESIHLIELHCR
- the asnS gene encoding asparagine--tRNA ligase; the protein is MRRTKIKELIAQGEIGSKVNVKGWVRTFRNNQFIAINDGSTINNIQAVVDFQNTDENLLKRITTGAAISVDGEIHESMGKGQRIEIKAESIEILGDADPEEYPLQPKKHSLEFLREKAHLRPRTNTISAVMRVRHHLAYGIHKFFNDKGFAYMHTPVITASDAEGAGETFRVTTMDLDNPARTEEGKLDFSKDFFAKETNLTVSGQLEAEVGAMSLGEVYTFGPTFRAENSNTTRHLAEFWMIEPEMAFYNLKDNMDLVEEMLKYLINYAMEHCADDLAFLDQRYAQEQKSKPQAERSELGLLDRLKFVVENEFERLTYSEAIDVLLNSKMHKKKKFKYTVEWGIDLQSEHERYLVEKEYKKPVILTDYPKDIKAFYMKQNEDGKTVGAMDVLFPGIGEIVGGSERETDYDKLVQRMVEMDVPQEDLWWYLELRKFGTAPHSGFGLGFERLILFVTGMGNIRDVIPFPRFPQSAEF